A window of the Scandinavium goeteborgense genome harbors these coding sequences:
- the yafC gene encoding DNA-binding transcriptional regulator YafC, which translates to MRATSEEIAIFVAVVESGSFSRAAEQLGQANSAVSRAVKKLESKLGVSLLNRTTRQLSLTEEGERYFRRMQGVLQEMAAAENELMEARHTPRGLLRIDAATPVILHYLMPLIKPFRERYPEITLSLVSSETFINLIERKVDVAIRAGTLTDSSLRARPLFTSYRKIIASPDYVECFGMPETVEDLKQHQCLGFTEPTSLNTWPVSCCDGQLHEVTSEISSNSGETLKQLCLSGNGIACLSDYMVDNEIARGEFVELMADKRLPVEMPFSAVYYSDRAVSTRIRAFIDFLSEHEAQRKK; encoded by the coding sequence ATGAGAGCAACATCCGAAGAAATTGCCATCTTTGTCGCGGTGGTAGAAAGCGGCAGCTTTAGCCGTGCGGCAGAACAACTTGGCCAAGCGAATTCAGCCGTAAGCCGCGCCGTTAAAAAGCTGGAGTCAAAACTGGGCGTCAGCTTACTGAATCGCACCACGCGTCAGCTCAGCCTAACTGAAGAAGGTGAGCGCTATTTCCGTCGTATGCAGGGCGTTTTGCAGGAGATGGCCGCTGCCGAAAATGAATTAATGGAAGCGCGACATACGCCGCGTGGGTTGTTGCGTATCGATGCGGCAACGCCCGTTATCCTCCATTATCTGATGCCACTGATTAAACCTTTTCGCGAGCGCTATCCTGAAATTACGCTTTCGCTAGTCTCTTCGGAAACGTTCATTAATCTTATTGAGCGAAAGGTTGATGTAGCCATCCGTGCAGGTACGTTAACCGACTCCAGCCTGCGCGCGCGGCCTCTATTTACCAGCTACCGGAAAATCATCGCTTCGCCCGATTACGTGGAGTGTTTTGGAATGCCGGAAACGGTGGAAGATTTGAAGCAGCATCAGTGCCTCGGATTCACCGAGCCCACGTCTCTCAATACCTGGCCTGTTTCCTGTTGTGATGGGCAGTTGCACGAGGTGACATCAGAGATATCGTCTAACAGTGGCGAAACACTGAAACAGCTCTGTTTGAGCGGGAATGGGATTGCCTGCCTGTCGGACTATATGGTGGATAACGAGATTGCCAGAGGGGAATTTGTCGAGCTGATGGCAGATAAGAGACTGCCGGTGGAGATGCCCTTTAGCGCCGTCTATTACAGTGACCGGGCGGTCAGCACGCGTATCCGAGCGTTCATTGATTTTTTAAGCGAGCACGAAGCTCAGCGTAAAAAGTAA
- the gmhB gene encoding D-glycero-beta-D-manno-heptose 1,7-bisphosphate 7-phosphatase has translation MAKTVPAIFLDRDGTINVDHGYVHEIDAFEFIDGAIDAMRELKEMGYALVLVTNQSGIARGKFTETQFETLTEWMDWSLADRGVDLDGIYFCPHHPQGTVEEYRQVCDCRKPHPGMLISARDFLHIDMDASFMVGDKVEDMLAAAAAGVGNKVLVRTGKPVTDEAENAADWVLDSLAALPAAIKKQNK, from the coding sequence GTGGCAAAAACCGTTCCCGCTATTTTTTTAGACCGTGATGGCACTATTAATGTCGATCATGGCTACGTCCACGAAATCGACGCATTCGAATTTATAGATGGCGCCATTGACGCTATGCGTGAGCTAAAAGAAATGGGCTATGCGCTGGTGTTGGTGACCAACCAGTCTGGAATTGCGCGTGGCAAATTTACCGAAACCCAATTCGAAACATTAACGGAGTGGATGGACTGGTCTCTGGCCGATCGCGGTGTCGATCTGGATGGCATCTATTTCTGTCCGCATCATCCGCAAGGAACAGTAGAAGAGTACCGCCAGGTCTGCGATTGCCGTAAGCCACATCCGGGAATGTTGATTTCTGCCCGTGATTTCCTTCATATCGATATGGACGCCTCCTTTATGGTTGGCGACAAAGTTGAGGATATGCTGGCGGCTGCAGCTGCAGGCGTGGGTAATAAAGTATTAGTGCGTACCGGCAAGCCAGTAACCGATGAGGCTGAAAATGCAGCAGATTGGGTGCTTGATAGCCTAGCTGCGCTGCCTGCAGCCATCAAAAAGCAGAATAAATAA
- a CDS encoding endonuclease/exonuclease/phosphatase family protein: MRKNTHAMRYVAGQPAERILPPGSFATIGKALPAGEPLSSEAKIRVLVWNIFKQQRAEWLSVLKNFGKDAHLVLLQEAQTTPELVRFATTHYLAADQVPAFVLPQHPSGVMTLSSAHPVYCCPLREREPILRLAKSALVTVYPLPDSRLLMVVNIHAVNFSLGVDVYSKQLLPIGDQIAHHSGPIIMAGDFNAWSRQRMNALYRFAREMSLREVRFTDDQRRRAFGRPLDFVFYRGLNVHEASVLVTRASDHNPLLVEFSPGKPER, encoded by the coding sequence GTGCGAAAAAATACCCATGCCATGCGTTACGTTGCCGGACAACCAGCCGAGAGGATCTTACCTCCCGGTTCGTTCGCGACTATTGGCAAGGCATTGCCCGCCGGTGAACCGCTGAGTAGCGAAGCGAAAATTCGCGTTCTGGTGTGGAATATTTTTAAGCAGCAGCGCGCCGAATGGTTATCGGTACTGAAAAACTTTGGTAAAGACGCCCATCTGGTCTTGCTCCAGGAAGCTCAAACCACGCCCGAACTGGTTCGTTTTGCCACCACCCATTATCTGGCCGCCGATCAGGTGCCTGCCTTTGTTTTGCCGCAGCATCCTTCTGGCGTGATGACCTTATCGTCGGCCCATCCGGTTTACTGCTGTCCGTTACGCGAACGTGAGCCTATTCTGCGCCTGGCAAAGTCGGCGCTGGTCACGGTTTATCCGTTACCGGACTCTCGTCTGCTGATGGTCGTCAATATTCACGCGGTCAATTTCAGTCTGGGTGTCGACGTCTACAGTAAACAGCTTTTACCGATTGGCGATCAAATTGCTCATCACAGTGGGCCGATTATTATGGCAGGCGATTTTAATGCCTGGAGCCGTCAGCGAATGAATGCGCTCTATCGCTTTGCGCGTGAAATGTCACTGCGTGAAGTCCGCTTCACCGACGATCAGCGCCGCCGTGCGTTCGGTCGCCCTCTCGATTTTGTGTTCTATCGTGGTCTGAATGTGCATGAAGCCTCCGTTCTGGTGACTCGCGCATCCGATCACAATCCGCTACTAGTGGAATTCAGTCCCGGCAAACCTGAGCGATAA
- the gloB gene encoding hydroxyacylglutathione hydrolase: MNLNSIPAFQDNYIWVLSQDDGKCLIVDPGEAAPILAAIAENNWQPQAILLTHHHHDHVGGVKELTQKFPGLVVYGPQETQDKGATDIVKEGDTVDVLGCEFSVIATPGHTLGHVCFFSDPYLFSGDTLFSGGCGRLFEGSPEQMYQSLKKLQSLPDHTVVCCAHEYTLANVKFALSVLPHDRAINEYYSEVNELRVKNQKTLPVILKNERRTNVFIRTDDADLIEEISKETNLQQPGQRFAWLRSKKDNF, encoded by the coding sequence ATGAATCTTAACAGTATTCCCGCATTTCAGGACAACTACATCTGGGTGCTGAGCCAGGACGATGGAAAGTGTTTGATTGTCGACCCGGGCGAAGCGGCGCCAATCCTCGCCGCGATTGCTGAAAACAATTGGCAGCCGCAGGCCATTTTATTGACCCATCACCATCACGATCACGTTGGCGGTGTGAAAGAACTGACGCAAAAATTCCCGGGACTTGTGGTGTATGGTCCACAGGAGACACAAGATAAAGGGGCCACCGATATCGTTAAAGAAGGTGATACGGTCGATGTTTTGGGATGCGAATTTTCTGTAATTGCGACCCCAGGACATACCTTAGGTCACGTATGTTTCTTTAGCGATCCTTACCTTTTTTCTGGCGATACGTTGTTCTCCGGGGGATGCGGACGTCTCTTCGAAGGCTCTCCAGAGCAGATGTATCAGTCACTTAAAAAATTACAGTCACTTCCTGACCATACGGTGGTGTGTTGCGCCCATGAATATACATTAGCAAATGTTAAGTTTGCATTGAGTGTTCTACCCCATGATCGGGCGATAAACGAATACTATAGTGAAGTTAATGAGTTACGCGTAAAAAACCAAAAAACACTACCCGTAATTCTTAAAAATGAACGTCGAACCAATGTATTTATAAGAACGGATGATGCTGATTTAATTGAAGAAATATCCAAAGAAACAAATTTGCAACAACCTGGGCAGCGTTTTGCATGGTTAAGGTCAAAGAAAGATAACTTCTAA
- a CDS encoding class I SAM-dependent methyltransferase has protein sequence MKPARIPLTVTAPNHWAEMPWGEYYREALEQQLKPWMAKLYGFHLLKIGNLSAEINTDACAISHQVNVSLDGDPMQVKADPLHLPFAEKSVDACLLAHTLPWCQDPHSLLREADRVLIDDGWLILTAFNPVSLMGLRKMVPVLRNRMPYNSRMFSLMRQLDWLGLLNFEVLHQSRFQVLPWTRQGGRILSTHVPALGCLQVIVARKRTVPLTLNPTRQSKSRNPMRQTVGATRQYRKPQN, from the coding sequence ATGAAACCGGCAAGGATACCTCTGACAGTTACGGCGCCAAACCACTGGGCGGAAATGCCCTGGGGTGAATACTATCGTGAAGCGCTGGAACAGCAGTTAAAGCCGTGGATGGCGAAACTTTATGGATTTCATCTGCTTAAGATTGGCAATTTGAGCGCGGAAATCAATACCGATGCGTGCGCAATCTCTCATCAGGTCAACGTATCGCTCGATGGCGACCCGATGCAGGTGAAGGCCGACCCGCTGCATTTACCGTTTGCCGAAAAGTCGGTTGATGCTTGCTTACTGGCGCACACTTTGCCCTGGTGTCAGGACCCGCATAGCTTACTGCGAGAAGCCGACCGCGTATTGATTGACGACGGCTGGCTCATATTGACCGCGTTTAACCCGGTCAGTCTGATGGGGTTACGGAAAATGGTGCCGGTTCTGCGCAACCGCATGCCTTATAATAGCCGGATGTTTAGCCTGATGCGCCAGCTCGACTGGTTAGGTCTGCTCAATTTTGAAGTGCTGCACCAGAGCCGCTTTCAGGTACTGCCCTGGACCCGCCAGGGCGGGCGGATCCTGAGCACGCATGTGCCCGCATTAGGGTGTTTACAGGTGATTGTGGCACGTAAAAGAACGGTGCCGCTGACGCTCAACCCAACGCGGCAAAGCAAATCCCGGAACCCGATGCGTCAAACGGTCGGCGCCACGCGCCAGTACCGTAAACCGCAGAATTAA
- the mltD gene encoding murein transglycosylase D has protein sequence MKARAILLASVLLVGCQANQDGNVQQHAQSLSAASQGEAGKFASQARWMDDGTFYAQDQDLWASIGGELKMGIPDNGRIREQRQKYLRNKSYLHDVTLRAEPYMYWIAGQVKKRNMPMELVLLPIVESAFDPHATSGANAAGIWQIIPSTGRNYGLKQTRAYDARRDVVASTTAALDMMQRLNKMFDGDWLLTVAAYNSGEGRVMKAMKANKSRGKPTDFWSLSLPQETKIYVPKMLALSDILKNSKRYGIQLPTADESRALARVRLDSPVDVKQVADMAGISVTKLKAFNAGVKGSTLGASGPKYVMVPQKHADQLRESLASGDIAAVQPTLVADNSPMTSRSYRVRSGDTLSGIAARLGVTSKDLQQWNSLRGAHLKVGQNLTVGAGSSASRLAKNSDSITYRVRKGDSLSSIAKRHGVNINDVVRWNDDTDNLKPGDQLTLFVKNSDRPDS, from the coding sequence ATGAAGGCACGAGCGATATTACTCGCCTCTGTCCTGCTAGTGGGTTGCCAGGCTAATCAAGATGGTAACGTACAACAGCACGCACAGAGCCTTTCTGCGGCTAGTCAAGGGGAAGCAGGGAAGTTTGCAAGTCAAGCGCGATGGATGGACGATGGAACATTTTATGCGCAGGATCAGGACTTGTGGGCTTCTATTGGCGGCGAGCTAAAGATGGGAATTCCGGATAATGGCCGGATTCGCGAACAGAGACAAAAGTATTTACGCAATAAGAGCTATCTCCACGATGTAACTTTACGGGCAGAGCCGTATATGTACTGGATAGCAGGGCAAGTTAAGAAACGTAACATGCCTATGGAACTGGTACTACTACCCATAGTGGAGAGCGCTTTTGACCCCCATGCAACGTCTGGCGCCAATGCCGCAGGCATCTGGCAGATCATTCCGAGCACAGGGCGCAATTATGGTTTAAAACAGACCCGCGCATATGACGCGCGTCGCGATGTTGTTGCTTCTACTACGGCAGCACTCGATATGATGCAGCGTCTGAATAAGATGTTTGACGGCGACTGGTTGTTAACGGTCGCAGCGTATAACAGCGGCGAAGGTCGTGTGATGAAGGCAATGAAAGCGAACAAATCGCGGGGCAAACCTACCGATTTCTGGTCGCTGTCATTACCTCAGGAAACGAAGATTTACGTGCCTAAAATGCTGGCCTTGAGCGATATTCTCAAGAACAGCAAGCGCTATGGCATTCAGCTGCCGACGGCAGATGAAAGTCGTGCACTGGCTCGCGTTCGACTGGATAGCCCTGTTGACGTGAAGCAAGTGGCGGATATGGCCGGTATTTCAGTCACCAAGCTGAAGGCGTTTAATGCGGGCGTCAAGGGTTCTACCCTCGGTGCCAGCGGACCAAAGTATGTGATGGTTCCGCAGAAACATGCCGACCAGCTTCGTGAGTCTCTGGCCTCTGGCGATATCGCCGCGGTTCAGCCGACTCTGGTGGCCGATAATTCACCGATGACCAGCCGTAGCTATAGGGTACGTTCAGGTGACACCCTTTCGGGTATTGCGGCACGTCTTGGCGTGACATCGAAAGATCTGCAGCAGTGGAATTCACTGCGCGGCGCGCACCTTAAAGTGGGTCAGAACCTGACCGTAGGCGCAGGTAGCAGTGCATCTCGTCTTGCTAAAAATAGCGATAGCATTACGTATCGCGTTCGCAAAGGGGATTCGCTGTCGAGTATCGCTAAGCGTCACGGCGTCAATATCAATGATGTTGTGCGCTGGAACGATGATACCGACAACCTGAAGCCGGGTGATCAACTGACGCTGTTTGTTAAAAATAGCGACAGACCCGATTCCTGA
- the dnaQ gene encoding DNA polymerase III subunit epsilon, whose amino-acid sequence MSTAITRQIVLDTETTGMNPIGAHYEGHKIIEIGAVEVINRRLTGNNFHVYLKPDRLVDPEAFGVHGIADEFLLDKPTFADVADEFIEYIQGAELVIHNASFDIGFMDYEFAKLNRGIAKTNTFCKVTDSLALARKMFPGKRNSLDALCSRYEIDNSKRTLHGALLDSQILADVYLLMTGGQTSMKFAMEGDSQQQGNDSGIQRIVRGANALRVICASDEELAAHESRLDLVQKKGGSCLWRA is encoded by the coding sequence ATGAGCACTGCAATTACCCGACAGATCGTCCTCGATACAGAAACCACCGGTATGAACCCGATCGGTGCGCATTACGAAGGACACAAGATCATCGAAATCGGTGCGGTCGAGGTGATCAACCGTCGTTTAACGGGTAATAACTTCCACGTTTATCTCAAACCTGACCGCCTGGTCGATCCGGAAGCGTTCGGCGTACACGGGATTGCCGATGAGTTCCTGCTCGACAAACCGACGTTCGCCGACGTTGCCGACGAGTTTATCGAATACATTCAGGGCGCAGAGCTGGTCATCCATAACGCATCGTTCGATATCGGCTTTATGGACTATGAGTTTGCCAAACTCAACCGTGGCATTGCTAAGACCAACACCTTCTGCAAAGTCACCGACAGCCTCGCGCTGGCGCGTAAAATGTTCCCCGGCAAGCGTAACAGCCTCGATGCGTTGTGCTCGCGCTATGAAATAGACAACAGCAAACGTACGCTGCACGGCGCATTGCTCGATAGTCAGATTCTGGCCGATGTCTATTTGCTGATGACCGGCGGACAAACGTCGATGAAATTTGCGATGGAAGGAGACAGCCAGCAACAGGGCAATGACTCCGGAATTCAGCGCATTGTGCGTGGAGCTAACGCATTACGCGTTATTTGTGCCAGTGATGAAGAGTTAGCGGCCCATGAATCACGTCTCGACCTGGTGCAAAAGAAAGGCGGAAGCTGTCTCTGGCGTGCTTGA
- a CDS encoding MFS transporter: MPLALLALTISAFAIGTTEFVIVGLVPTIAEQLSVSLPSAGLLVSIYALGVAIGAPVLTALTGRMPRKQLLLALMVLFTAGNLLAWQAPGYGTLVLARLLTGLAHGVFFSIGSTIATSLVPKEKAASAIAIMFGGLTVALVTGVPLGTVIGQHFGWRETFLAVSLLGVIALISSLILVPKNIPQRAAATLREQLQVLTHPRLLIIYAITALGYGGVFTAFTFLAPMMQNLAGFSPNAVSWILLGYGVSVAIGNIWGGKLADKHGAVPALKIIFAALMVLLLVFQFTASMQYAALATVLLMGIFAFGNVPGLQVYVVQKAELYTPGAVDVASGLNIAAFNVGIALGSIIGGQTVVHYGLAQTPWIGAVIVFVAFLLIGVSGRLDKPAQVAVAQRT, translated from the coding sequence ATGCCACTGGCGCTACTTGCCCTGACGATCAGTGCCTTTGCAATCGGCACGACGGAGTTTGTTATAGTCGGTCTGGTCCCGACGATTGCTGAACAACTTTCTGTTTCTTTGCCCTCTGCGGGACTGTTGGTATCTATCTATGCCCTTGGCGTGGCGATTGGTGCACCGGTGCTCACTGCACTCACTGGCCGGATGCCACGCAAGCAGCTGTTGCTGGCGCTGATGGTGCTATTTACCGCCGGTAATCTGCTGGCCTGGCAGGCTCCGGGTTACGGCACGCTGGTGTTAGCGCGTTTGCTGACGGGTCTGGCGCATGGTGTGTTCTTCTCCATTGGGTCAACCATCGCAACCAGCCTGGTACCGAAAGAAAAAGCCGCTTCAGCTATCGCCATCATGTTTGGTGGGCTTACCGTAGCTCTGGTAACGGGTGTGCCGCTGGGGACGGTTATCGGACAGCATTTTGGCTGGCGTGAAACCTTCCTGGCCGTCTCGTTGCTGGGGGTTATCGCTTTAATCAGCAGCCTTATTCTGGTGCCTAAAAACATTCCGCAGCGTGCGGCCGCAACGCTTCGTGAGCAGCTGCAGGTGCTGACCCACCCCCGCTTGCTGATTATCTATGCGATAACCGCCCTGGGTTACGGTGGCGTCTTTACCGCCTTTACCTTCCTGGCGCCGATGATGCAAAACCTGGCCGGTTTTTCGCCGAATGCAGTCAGTTGGATCCTATTGGGCTACGGTGTTTCGGTCGCTATTGGCAACATTTGGGGCGGCAAACTTGCCGACAAACACGGTGCAGTTCCGGCGTTAAAAATCATCTTTGCCGCGTTGATGGTTCTGTTGTTGGTGTTCCAGTTCACGGCTTCGATGCAATACGCAGCACTTGCCACCGTATTGCTGATGGGGATTTTTGCCTTCGGTAACGTCCCTGGCCTCCAGGTGTATGTCGTGCAGAAAGCCGAGCTGTACACGCCTGGCGCGGTCGATGTCGCATCGGGTCTGAACATTGCCGCCTTTAACGTAGGGATTGCACTGGGATCGATCATTGGCGGTCAAACCGTTGTGCATTACGGTCTGGCGCAAACACCGTGGATCGGAGCGGTTATTGTGTTCGTCGCTTTCTTGTTAATCGGCGTCAGTGGACGTCTCGATAAACCAGCACAAGTGGCGGTTGCCCAGCGAACGTAG
- the metN gene encoding methionine ABC transporter ATP-binding protein MetN — MIKLSNITKVFQQGNKSIQALNNVSLHVPAGQIYGVIGASGAGKSTLIRCVNLLERPTQGTVLVDGQDLTALSESQLTKARRQIGMIFQHFNLLASRTVFGNVALPLELDNTSKEEVKRRVTELLDLVGLSDKHDSYPANLSGGQKQRVAIARALASNPKVLLCDEATSALDPATTRSILELLKDINRRLGLTILLITHEMDVVKRICDCVAVISNGELIEQDTVSEVFSHPKTPLAQQFIQSTLHLDIPEDYLTRLKPEQLADSVPMLRMEFTGQSVDAPLLSETARRFNVNNNIISAQMDYAGGVKFGIMLTEMHGTHEDTQAAIAWLQEHHVKVEVLGYV, encoded by the coding sequence ATGATAAAACTTTCGAATATCACCAAAGTGTTCCAGCAGGGCAATAAAAGCATTCAGGCATTGAATAATGTCAGCCTGCACGTGCCTGCCGGACAAATTTACGGCGTCATCGGTGCATCAGGTGCAGGTAAAAGCACGCTGATCCGCTGCGTCAATTTACTCGAGCGTCCAACCCAGGGAACCGTTCTTGTTGATGGGCAGGACTTAACCGCCCTTTCCGAATCACAGTTAACAAAAGCACGTCGCCAGATTGGCATGATTTTCCAGCATTTTAACCTGCTGGCATCGCGTACCGTTTTCGGCAACGTTGCACTGCCGCTTGAGCTGGACAACACCTCTAAAGAAGAAGTGAAGCGTCGCGTGACGGAACTGTTGGACCTGGTAGGTTTGTCGGATAAACATGACAGCTACCCGGCGAACCTTTCCGGTGGGCAAAAACAGCGCGTGGCCATTGCTCGTGCGCTGGCAAGCAATCCAAAAGTCTTGCTATGTGATGAAGCCACCAGCGCCCTGGATCCAGCAACGACCCGTTCTATTCTCGAACTGTTGAAAGACATTAACCGTCGTCTCGGCCTGACCATTCTATTGATCACGCACGAAATGGATGTGGTTAAGCGCATCTGTGACTGCGTGGCGGTTATCAGTAACGGTGAATTGATCGAGCAGGATACGGTGAGCGAAGTGTTCTCTCATCCGAAAACACCACTGGCGCAGCAATTCATTCAGTCCACGCTGCACCTGGACATTCCAGAAGACTATCTGACGCGCCTGAAACCAGAGCAGTTGGCCGACAGCGTGCCCATGCTACGTATGGAATTTACCGGTCAGTCCGTCGATGCACCGCTGCTGTCAGAAACGGCCCGCCGCTTCAATGTGAACAACAACATTATTAGCGCGCAGATGGATTACGCCGGCGGCGTGAAGTTCGGCATTATGCTGACTGAAATGCACGGCACACACGAAGATACGCAAGCCGCCATTGCCTGGCTGCAAGAACACCATGTGAAAGTAGAGGTACTGGGTTATGTCTGA
- the dkgB gene encoding 2,5-didehydrogluconate reductase DkgB translates to MTIPAFGLGTFRLKDDVVIASVKTALELGYRAVDTAQIYDNEAAVGQAIAESGVPRSELFITTKIWIENLSKDALIPSLKESLKKLCMDYVDLTLIHWPSPQDAVSVEEFMQALLEAKKSGLTREIGISNFTIPLMEKAIAAVGAENIATNQIELSPYLQNRNVVEWAKKQGIHITSYMTLAYGKALKDDTIQGIAKKHGVTPAQVILAWAMGEGYAVIPSSTKRENLASNLLAQDLKLDDADRAAIAALECNDRLVSPEGLAPNWD, encoded by the coding sequence ATGACAATCCCTGCATTTGGTTTAGGTACTTTCCGTCTTAAAGACGACGTAGTTATCGCATCAGTAAAAACGGCTCTCGAACTCGGCTATCGCGCTGTTGATACCGCCCAGATTTATGATAATGAAGCTGCAGTTGGTCAGGCGATCGCTGAAAGCGGTGTGCCACGCAGCGAATTGTTTATCACTACCAAGATCTGGATTGAAAATCTGAGCAAAGATGCGCTGATCCCAAGCCTCAAAGAGAGCCTGAAAAAGCTGTGTATGGATTACGTTGATCTGACTTTGATCCACTGGCCTTCACCGCAAGATGCTGTTTCTGTAGAAGAGTTTATGCAGGCGTTGCTGGAGGCCAAGAAAAGTGGTCTGACGCGTGAGATTGGTATTTCTAACTTCACCATCCCACTGATGGAAAAAGCGATCGCAGCGGTTGGGGCAGAGAATATTGCCACCAATCAGATTGAACTCTCCCCGTATCTGCAAAACCGAAATGTTGTGGAGTGGGCCAAAAAACAGGGTATTCACATCACTTCGTATATGACGCTGGCTTATGGTAAAGCGCTAAAAGATGACACCATTCAGGGGATTGCAAAAAAACATGGCGTGACGCCTGCGCAGGTGATTCTGGCCTGGGCGATGGGGGAAGGTTACGCCGTAATCCCGTCATCAACTAAACGTGAGAACTTGGCGAGCAACCTGCTGGCACAGGATCTCAAGCTGGATGATGCTGACAGAGCGGCGATTGCTGCCCTGGAATGCAACGATCGTCTGGTGAGCCCAGAAGGTCTGGCGCCGAACTGGGATTAA
- a CDS encoding class I SAM-dependent methyltransferase, with amino-acid sequence MTTQSHHNNVDKQFGSQASAYLTSAVHSSGRDLQRLGERLSAFPQAKVLDLGCGAGHASFVAAAHVAQVTAYDLSAQMLEVVKQAAKDKGLNNITTSQGYAEILPFDDASYDVVISRYSAHHWHDVGQAMREIKRVLKPGGIFIIMDIMSPGHPLRDVWLQTVEALRDTSHVRNYSSGEWFSMINEAGLITDSLITDRLPLEYSSWVARMRTPEALCTAIRLYQESASQEVKDYFELQEEGSFTSDTIMAEAHKAA; translated from the coding sequence ATGACAACGCAATCTCACCACAATAATGTCGATAAACAGTTTGGCTCTCAGGCAAGTGCCTATTTAACCAGCGCGGTACATTCATCAGGGCGTGATTTACAGCGTCTGGGCGAGCGTCTGAGCGCATTCCCGCAGGCAAAAGTGCTGGATCTCGGCTGCGGAGCAGGGCATGCGAGCTTCGTTGCCGCCGCGCACGTTGCGCAGGTAACGGCTTACGACTTGTCAGCACAAATGCTCGAAGTGGTGAAACAGGCGGCGAAGGACAAAGGACTGAACAACATCACGACATCGCAGGGTTATGCGGAAATATTGCCGTTTGACGACGCTTCTTACGATGTGGTGATCAGCCGTTATTCTGCCCATCACTGGCATGACGTGGGGCAGGCGATGCGTGAAATCAAACGCGTGCTGAAGCCGGGTGGCATATTCATCATCATGGACATCATGTCTCCCGGTCATCCGTTGAGAGACGTCTGGTTGCAGACCGTTGAAGCATTGCGTGATACCTCACATGTACGCAATTACTCAAGCGGGGAGTGGTTCTCAATGATCAACGAAGCCGGACTGATTACCGACAGTTTGATTACCGACCGCTTACCACTGGAATACAGCTCCTGGGTGGCGCGTATGCGTACCCCAGAGGCATTGTGTACCGCTATTCGTCTGTATCAGGAAAGTGCGTCTCAGGAAGTGAAGGACTATTTTGAGCTGCAGGAAGAGGGTTCGTTTACCAGCGACACCATAATGGCCGAGGCGCATAAAGCCGCATAA
- the rnhA gene encoding ribonuclease HI: protein MVSVSRTICRVIAVLISFIYVRLTVFVSISIKGSLPEMLKQVEIFTDGSCLGNPGPGGYGAILRFRQHEKTFNEGYYLTTNNRMELMAAIVALEALKEHCEITLSTDSQYVRQGITQWIHNWKKRGWKTADKKPVKNVDLWQRLDAALSQHKIQWEWVKGHSGHPENERCDELARAAAMSPTQADTGYKPES, encoded by the coding sequence GTGGTTTCTGTATCGAGGACGATCTGTCGGGTAATTGCAGTGCTCATATCGTTCATTTATGTCAGACTTACCGTTTTCGTGTCGATTTCAATTAAAGGAAGTCTACCAGAGATGCTTAAACAGGTAGAAATTTTCACCGATGGTTCTTGCCTCGGTAACCCAGGCCCGGGCGGCTACGGCGCAATTTTACGCTTTCGTCAGCATGAGAAAACCTTTAATGAAGGTTATTACCTGACCACCAACAACCGGATGGAGTTGATGGCCGCCATTGTGGCACTTGAAGCGCTGAAGGAACATTGTGAAATCACTCTTAGCACCGACAGCCAGTACGTTCGTCAGGGGATTACGCAGTGGATCCACAACTGGAAAAAACGTGGCTGGAAGACGGCAGATAAAAAACCGGTGAAGAATGTCGACCTGTGGCAGCGTCTCGACGCCGCGCTCAGCCAGCATAAAATTCAGTGGGAATGGGTGAAAGGCCACTCTGGCCATCCAGAAAATGAACGCTGTGATGAGCTTGCCCGCGCCGCGGCGATGAGCCCAACGCAGGCAGATACGGGTTACAAACCGGAAAGTTAA